In a genomic window of Gossypium arboreum isolate Shixiya-1 chromosome 9, ASM2569848v2, whole genome shotgun sequence:
- the LOC108454142 gene encoding uncharacterized protein At3g27210 isoform X2, which yields MKVGLSFGSKTDNNLIIPPSPVKEKPVANGDFAFITQSPYTFKDFGSKEETFFDSRAYLDSDCEDDFFSVNGDFTPSRGNTPVHHSFSVGTTPRVSKVTVEGSPMSVLETSPMGKKKKLLELFRESVREDRNLTSKSANGTPYHASGATSLCSSERTANGDHDNPMFKDKPLKSMQCCLPSFVTCSSFNERKKKMSPAIAVNDRP from the exons ATGAAAGTTGGACTTTCTTTTGGGTCTAAAACAGATAATAACCTCATCATTCCACCATCACCTGTTAAGGAGAAACCAGTTGCCAATGGTGACTTTGCTTTCATAACTCAATCGCCCTATACTTTCAAAGATTTTG GTAGTAAAGAAGAAACCTTTTTcgattcccgagcatatctcgaTTCCGATTGTGAGGATGATTTCTTCAGTGTCAATGGGG ATTTTACTCCGTCTCGTGGTAATACCCCTGTTCATCATAGCTTCTCCGTCGGGACAACACCTCGAGTTAGCAAGGTCACTGTGGAAGGATCACCAATGTCTGTTCTGGAAACATCCCCGATGGGAAAAAAGAAGAAGCTCCTCGAACTGTTCCGAGAGAGCGTTAGAGAAGACCGAAACCTTACTTCAAAATCTGCAAATGGTACCCCTTATCATGCCTCTGGAGCTACCTCTCTTTGCAGTAGTGAAAGGACTGCTAATGGAGATCATGATAACCCTATGTTCAAGGACAAGCCATTAAAGTCTATGCAATGTTGCCTTCCAAGCTTTGTTACATGCAGTAGCTTCAAtgagaggaagaagaagatgagCCCTGCAATAGCTGTAAATGATAGGCCTTAA
- the LOC108454142 gene encoding uncharacterized protein At3g27210 isoform X1 — MGSCVSVHKSSQEPASAMKVGLSFGSKTDNNLIIPPSPVKEKPVANGDFAFITQSPYTFKDFGSKEETFFDSRAYLDSDCEDDFFSVNGDFTPSRGNTPVHHSFSVGTTPRVSKVTVEGSPMSVLETSPMGKKKKLLELFRESVREDRNLTSKSANGTPYHASGATSLCSSERTANGDHDNPMFKDKPLKSMQCCLPSFVTCSSFNERKKKMSPAIAVNDRP; from the exons ATGGGTTCATGTGTTTCAGTGCATAAGAGCTCTCAAGAGCCAGCCTCAGCCATGAAAGTTGGACTTTCTTTTGGGTCTAAAACAGATAATAACCTCATCATTCCACCATCACCTGTTAAGGAGAAACCAGTTGCCAATGGTGACTTTGCTTTCATAACTCAATCGCCCTATACTTTCAAAGATTTTG GTAGTAAAGAAGAAACCTTTTTcgattcccgagcatatctcgaTTCCGATTGTGAGGATGATTTCTTCAGTGTCAATGGGG ATTTTACTCCGTCTCGTGGTAATACCCCTGTTCATCATAGCTTCTCCGTCGGGACAACACCTCGAGTTAGCAAGGTCACTGTGGAAGGATCACCAATGTCTGTTCTGGAAACATCCCCGATGGGAAAAAAGAAGAAGCTCCTCGAACTGTTCCGAGAGAGCGTTAGAGAAGACCGAAACCTTACTTCAAAATCTGCAAATGGTACCCCTTATCATGCCTCTGGAGCTACCTCTCTTTGCAGTAGTGAAAGGACTGCTAATGGAGATCATGATAACCCTATGTTCAAGGACAAGCCATTAAAGTCTATGCAATGTTGCCTTCCAAGCTTTGTTACATGCAGTAGCTTCAAtgagaggaagaagaagatgagCCCTGCAATAGCTGTAAATGATAGGCCTTAA